One part of the Alligator mississippiensis isolate rAllMis1 chromosome 3, rAllMis1, whole genome shotgun sequence genome encodes these proteins:
- the ISCA1 gene encoding iron-sulfur cluster assembly 1 homolog, mitochondrial produces MASSVVRATVRAVSKRKIQATRAALTLTPSAVQKIKQLLKDKPEHVGVKVGVRTRGCNGLSYTLEYTKSKGDSDEEVIQDGVRVFIEKKAQLTLLGTEMDYVEHKLSSEFVFNNPNIKGTCGCGESFNI; encoded by the exons ATGGCCTCTTCGGTGGTCAGAGCCACGGTCCGCGCCGTGAGCAAAAGGAAGATCCAGGCCACCCGCGCCGCCCTCACGCTG ACTCCATCAGCTGTACAGAAGATTAAACAGCTTCTTAAAGATAAACCTGAGCAT GTTGGTGTTAAAGTTGGAGTCCGTACAAGAGGGTGCAATGGACTTTCTTACACATTAGAATATACAAAATCGAAAGGAGATTCTGATGAAGAAGTAATTCAAGATG GAGTTCGAGTGTTTATTGAAAAGAAAGCACAGCTCACACTTCTAGGCACAGAAATGGACTATGTAGAACACAAACTGTCCAGTGAATTTGTCTTCAATAACCCAAACATTAAAGGAACATGTGGCTGTGGAGAAAGCTTTAACATCTGA